In the genome of Kwoniella shandongensis chromosome 6, complete sequence, one region contains:
- a CDS encoding 60S ribosomal uL1 domain-containing protein, translating into MSKLQASSVRGSIKTMLAQSSLEHHKEAGGKKRNFIETIELQIGLKNYDPQRDKRFSGTVKLPHVPRPRMSLCILADAMDVDRAKQLDEELPFMTVEDLKKLNKNKKLVKKLAQKYDAFLASEALIKQIPRLLGPGLSKAGKFPTPVSHSEDLSRKVIEVRSTIKFQLKKVLCLGVAVGHVNMEEDHIMQNTMLSINFLISLLKKQWQNIQSLTIKTTMGKPQRIF; encoded by the exons ATGTCCAAGCTTCAGGCATCAAGCGTGCGAGGGTCGATCAAGACTATGCTCGCTCAGTCTTCTCTCGAGCACCACAAGGAGGCTGGTGGTAAGAAGAGGAACTTTATCGAGACCATCGAGCTCCAGATCGGCTTGAAGAACTACGACCCCCAGAGGGACAAGCGATTC TCCGGTACCGTCAAGCTCCCCCACGTTCCCCGACCCAGGATGTCTCTTTGTATCTTGGCCGACGCGATGGACGTTGACCG TGCTaagcagctcgacgaggagcTCCCCTTCATGACCGTTGAGGACTTGAAGAAGCttaacaagaacaagaagctCGTTAAGAAGCTCGCACAGAAGTACGATGCTTTCCTTGCTTCTGAGGCTCTTATCAAGCAGATTCCTCG TTTACTCGGTCCCGGTCTTTCCAAGGCTGGTAAATTCCCCACCCCCGTCTCTCACTCCGAGGACCTTTCCCGAAAGGTCATCGAGGTTCGATCCACCATCAAGTTCCAGCTCAAGAAGGTTCTCTGTCTCGGTGTCGCCGTCGGCCACGTCAACATGGAGGAGGACCACATCATGCAGAACACCATGTTGTCCATCAActtcttgatctccctcttgaAGAAGCAG TGGCAAAACATCCAGTCGCTTACCATCAAGACCACCATGGGCAAGCCTCAGCGAATCTTCTAA